Proteins encoded by one window of Polaribacter haliotis:
- a CDS encoding carbonic anhydrase family protein → MRTLALNKNAQDNLNPNDVLTNLLDGNRRFINNTLENVDYNALVKDTVGGQYPKAVVLSCIDSRVPVEQVFDQTIGDIFVARVAGNFENTDILGSLEYSCAVAGSKLVLVLGHESCGAVKAACDGVELGNITAMLDNIIPAVKKSSEEVDGEANSSNKEFVAKTVENNVLLTIDRIREKSSILQEMEDNGDIKIVGGVYSLQTGEVTML, encoded by the coding sequence ATGAGAACATTAGCATTAAACAAAAACGCACAAGACAACCTAAATCCAAATGATGTTTTAACAAACCTTTTGGACGGAAATAGAAGATTTATAAATAATACTTTAGAAAATGTAGATTATAACGCTTTAGTAAAAGACACTGTTGGTGGCCAATATCCAAAAGCAGTTGTTTTATCTTGTATCGACTCAAGAGTACCTGTAGAGCAAGTATTTGACCAAACTATTGGAGATATTTTTGTAGCGAGAGTTGCTGGTAATTTCGAGAATACAGATATTTTAGGAAGTTTAGAATATTCTTGTGCAGTTGCTGGAAGCAAACTAGTTTTAGTATTAGGTCACGAAAGTTGTGGTGCTGTAAAAGCGGCTTGCGATGGTGTTGAGTTAGGTAATATAACTGCCATGTTAGATAATATTATTCCTGCAGTTAAAAAGTCTTCGGAAGAAGTAGATGGCGAAGCAAATTCTTCAAATAAAGAATTTGTTGCTAAAACTGTTGAAAATAATGTGTTGTTAACTATTGATAGAATCAGAGAAAAAAGTTCAATTCTTCAAGAAATGGAAGACAATGGAGATATAAAAATAGTTGGTGGTGTTTATTCTTTACAAACTGGAGAAGTAACTATGTTGTAG
- a CDS encoding TlpA family protein disulfide reductase has product MLKKFILIFTLFISLSGVSQQNFKVNDNAPDFKLWLLDGRKITQEDTKGMVVVFKFWFTSCLPCLTDIPKLNKLNKEFENRDDILFVAPALDRKPTIEKLLKVHPFNFKIAYSAMDVSRKFNKKQIYPSYFVIDKKGKFFYIDSGSKKSEFKDLRNAILEVLE; this is encoded by the coding sequence ATGCTTAAAAAGTTTATTTTAATTTTTACTCTTTTCATTTCTCTTTCTGGTGTTAGTCAACAAAATTTTAAAGTGAATGATAATGCTCCAGATTTTAAATTGTGGCTTTTAGATGGTCGCAAAATTACCCAAGAAGATACTAAAGGAATGGTTGTTGTTTTTAAATTTTGGTTTACTTCTTGTTTGCCTTGTTTAACTGATATTCCAAAGTTAAATAAACTAAATAAAGAGTTCGAAAATCGTGATGATATTTTATTTGTAGCACCAGCTTTAGATAGAAAACCAACAATTGAAAAACTTTTGAAAGTACATCCTTTCAATTTTAAAATCGCCTATTCTGCAATGGATGTGAGTCGAAAATTCAACAAAAAACAAATATATCCTTCTTATTTTGTAATCGACAAGAAAGGAAAATTCTTTTATATTGATAGTGGAAGTAAAAAATCTGAATTTAAAGATTTAAGGAATGCTATTTTAGAAGTTTTAGAGTAG
- a CDS encoding TlpA family protein disulfide reductase, translating to MKKLLAFIFLISSLAQAQHTVNGTMTNALETDWVILYKIEGARQQFVQNSTIKKDTIVIDGNKQAIGTFQFQLPETSRAGFYRITYRTTNPSFVDFIYNKEDVSFTFHPDYPEQSVTFSKSNENIIYKNYLTEISKAQQKLDSLQITAIKKPSLDLKTDYKTAFNNVNTIQKTYLKNTNGMYVQPFIKATLRANPSEIKTTAKDYMSNMTTTFFDNMNFKDKTLINSSFLVDRITDYVFYINYSENKEAQQKLYKESIKTVLSKIENPPFKKDIIEFLVAQFENTRNLDLIDFLFENYYEKLPEGLQNKEYLKEKKALFATEIGRTAPDFSWKENGINLKLSTLNDAEKYVLVFWSTDCSHCLKEIPLLHKFMQDKTDVKVVAFSLERNDFGWKNMKATLPTWHHVLGLNKWENKIARTYNIMSTPTYFILDKDKKIIAKPEELKDVTQFFAKK from the coding sequence ATGAAAAAATTACTCGCATTTATATTTTTAATTTCCTCTTTAGCGCAAGCACAGCATACAGTTAATGGAACAATGACGAATGCTTTGGAAACAGATTGGGTTATTTTATATAAAATTGAAGGAGCAAGACAGCAATTTGTACAAAACTCTACCATTAAAAAAGATACTATTGTTATTGATGGGAATAAACAAGCAATTGGTACTTTTCAGTTTCAATTACCAGAAACTTCTAGAGCTGGTTTTTACAGAATTACGTATAGAACAACCAACCCAAGTTTTGTTGATTTTATTTATAATAAAGAAGATGTAAGTTTTACGTTTCATCCAGATTATCCAGAGCAATCTGTTACATTTTCTAAGTCTAACGAAAACATTATTTATAAAAATTATCTAACCGAAATTTCTAAAGCACAGCAGAAATTGGATTCACTTCAAATTACTGCGATTAAGAAGCCTAGTTTAGATTTAAAAACTGATTATAAAACTGCTTTTAATAACGTAAATACAATTCAGAAAACGTATCTAAAAAACACAAACGGAATGTATGTACAGCCTTTTATAAAGGCAACTTTAAGAGCAAATCCTTCCGAAATAAAAACAACTGCGAAAGACTATATGTCTAATATGACAACTACTTTTTTCGACAATATGAATTTTAAAGATAAAACACTTATAAACTCTTCGTTTTTAGTCGATAGAATTACAGATTACGTTTTCTATATCAATTATTCCGAAAATAAAGAAGCGCAACAAAAACTATATAAAGAGTCTATAAAAACAGTGCTTTCTAAAATAGAAAACCCTCCATTTAAAAAAGATATTATAGAATTTTTAGTGGCACAGTTCGAAAATACTAGAAATTTAGATTTAATTGATTTCCTTTTTGAAAATTACTACGAAAAACTTCCTGAAGGTTTACAAAATAAAGAGTATTTAAAAGAGAAAAAAGCACTTTTTGCTACTGAAATTGGTAGAACTGCACCCGATTTTTCTTGGAAAGAAAATGGTATAAACTTAAAACTTTCTACTTTAAACGATGCTGAAAAGTATGTATTGGTTTTTTGGAGTACAGATTGCTCTCATTGTTTAAAAGAAATTCCATTATTGCATAAATTTATGCAAGACAAAACAGATGTAAAAGTGGTTGCTTTTTCTTTAGAAAGAAACGATTTTGGTTGGAAAAACATGAAAGCAACTTTACCAACTTGGCACCATGTTTTAGGGTTGAATAAATGGGAAAACAAAATTGCGAGAACGTATAATATTATGTCTACACCAACTTATTTTATTTTAGATAAAGACAAAAAAATTATCGCAAAACCAGAAGAATTAAAAGACGTAACTCAATTTTTTGCTAAAAAATAA
- a CDS encoding SulP family inorganic anion transporter, giving the protein MFKHIKNDLPASIVVFFVALPLCLGIALASGAPLFSGIISGVIGGIVVGALSGSKIGVSGPAAGLAAIVLTAIGTLGGYENFLVAVVLGGIIQLIFGLLKAGVIGYYFPSSVIKGMLTGIGIIIILKQIPHFFGYDVEPEGADSFIESSGENTFSAIFNIFEHITTGSLVIGVIGFLCILFWDNILAKKAKFFTVIQGPLVAVVLGILYFIFTKSNDVFGITETHLVSVPIPNDIASFLGQFSFPNFSAITNIDVWITAFTIALVASLETLLSVEASDKIDPDKNVTPTNRELIAQGTGNVVSGLIGGLPITQVIVRSSANIQSGGKTKLSVILHGVLLLISVILIPKLLNKIPLSVLAAILLIVGYKLAKPTVFKQMYTLGWKQFVPFMVTVLGIVFTNLLVGISLGLVVGIVVILLKSYQNSHFLHMEDKSNGVHKIKITLAEEVTFFNKGAILKELDCLPENSQLEINVLKTRYLDNDIIEILEDFIFKAKEKNIEIELVSEKGAFKNPASFIGFFANKRKHKAA; this is encoded by the coding sequence ATGTTTAAACACATAAAAAATGATTTACCTGCAAGTATAGTAGTATTTTTCGTAGCATTACCATTATGTTTGGGTATTGCTCTCGCAAGTGGAGCCCCGTTATTTTCTGGAATTATCTCAGGAGTAATTGGAGGAATAGTAGTTGGAGCCTTAAGTGGTTCTAAAATAGGAGTTAGTGGTCCAGCAGCTGGTTTAGCTGCAATTGTTTTAACTGCAATAGGCACATTAGGAGGTTATGAAAACTTTTTAGTAGCTGTTGTTTTAGGAGGAATTATTCAATTAATATTCGGTTTATTAAAAGCTGGAGTTATTGGATATTATTTTCCTTCTTCAGTAATTAAAGGAATGTTAACCGGAATTGGAATTATTATCATTTTAAAACAAATTCCGCACTTTTTTGGATATGATGTAGAACCTGAAGGTGCAGATAGCTTTATAGAAAGTTCTGGCGAAAATACTTTCTCTGCAATATTTAATATTTTCGAACATATAACTACAGGATCTTTAGTAATTGGTGTTATTGGTTTCTTATGTATTCTTTTTTGGGATAATATTTTAGCCAAGAAGGCGAAATTTTTTACTGTAATACAAGGTCCATTAGTTGCTGTAGTTTTAGGAATTCTATATTTTATATTCACAAAATCTAACGACGTATTTGGTATTACAGAAACACACTTGGTTAGTGTGCCAATTCCTAATGATATTGCCTCATTTTTAGGTCAGTTTAGTTTTCCTAATTTTTCCGCTATTACAAATATAGATGTTTGGATAACTGCATTTACAATTGCATTAGTTGCAAGTTTAGAAACACTTTTATCTGTGGAGGCTTCCGATAAAATAGATCCAGATAAAAATGTAACGCCAACAAATAGAGAGTTAATTGCACAGGGAACAGGTAATGTAGTTTCTGGTTTAATTGGTGGTTTGCCTATCACACAGGTTATTGTAAGAAGTTCTGCGAACATACAGTCGGGTGGTAAAACAAAGTTATCTGTTATTTTACACGGTGTTTTATTATTAATTTCTGTAATATTAATTCCTAAGCTATTAAATAAGATTCCACTTTCTGTATTAGCGGCTATTTTATTAATTGTTGGTTATAAATTAGCAAAGCCAACTGTATTTAAACAAATGTATACATTGGGTTGGAAACAATTTGTACCATTTATGGTAACAGTTCTTGGTATTGTGTTTACAAATTTATTAGTCGGAATTAGTTTAGGTTTGGTAGTAGGAATTGTTGTTATTTTATTAAAAAGTTATCAAAATTCTCACTTTTTACATATGGAAGACAAAAGCAATGGAGTTCATAAAATTAAAATTACTTTGGCAGAAGAAGTAACATTTTTTAATAAAGGAGCGATTTTAAAAGAACTAGATTGTTTACCAGAAAATTCTCAATTAGAAATAAATGTTTTAAAAACAAGGTATTTAGATAATGATATTATAGAAATTTTAGAAGATTTTATCTTTAAAGCAAAAGAAAAAAATATAGAAATAGAATTGGTTTCCGAAAAAGGTGCTTTTAAAAATCCTGCAAGCTTTATAGGTTTCTTTGCAAATAAAAGAAAACACAAAGCTGCTTAA
- a CDS encoding SH3 domain-containing protein produces the protein MKKILFLFLIIASSVNAQNVDSLFVSANELYKNGQFEEAIEKYKKIESEKVISSELYYNLGNAYYKLNKVGPTIFYYEKALKIDPLNEDVKNNLIFAKRLALDNIEEVPKTVFQRFNTNYLQKLSYNQWAIIVVVLSLVASLLFLLFYFAYTPRRKRTYFTISAICFILLIATLFITYSQYNQTKNNIEAIVFAEKTEVRNAPTLNAEEVFTLHEGTKVVVLDTIDNWKKIKLIDGKIGWIISSEIKLLNNF, from the coding sequence GATAATCGCTAGTTCTGTAAATGCTCAGAATGTAGATAGTTTGTTTGTTTCCGCAAATGAATTGTACAAAAACGGACAATTCGAAGAAGCTATTGAAAAATATAAGAAGATTGAATCTGAGAAAGTAATTTCATCAGAATTATATTACAATTTAGGGAATGCTTATTACAAATTAAATAAGGTAGGGCCTACTATTTTCTATTATGAAAAAGCATTAAAAATAGATCCTTTAAACGAAGATGTAAAAAATAATTTAATCTTTGCAAAACGTTTGGCTCTAGATAATATTGAAGAAGTTCCAAAAACCGTTTTTCAAAGGTTCAACACAAATTACCTTCAGAAATTATCTTACAATCAATGGGCAATAATTGTGGTGGTGCTTTCTTTAGTGGCTTCCCTATTATTTTTACTATTTTACTTTGCATATACTCCAAGAAGAAAAAGAACTTATTTTACAATAAGTGCCATCTGTTTTATTCTTTTAATTGCTACCCTTTTTATAACATATAGCCAATATAATCAAACAAAAAATAATATTGAAGCCATAGTTTTTGCTGAAAAAACAGAAGTCAGAAATGCACCAACTTTAAATGCTGAAGAAGTTTTTACATTACATGAGGGTACAAAAGTTGTTGTTTTAGACACTATAGATAATTGGAAAAAGATTAAGTTAATAGATGGTAAGATTGGTTGGATAATTTCAAGTGAAATAAAACTGTTGAATAATTTTTAA
- a CDS encoding CvpA family protein yields MNIFDIIIAALLLFGFVRGIMKGLFVEVASLVALIGGVYGAIHFSHFIGDFLKESVSWEQEYISLVAFAATFVVIIIIIALLGKMLTKLADFASLGIINKVLGGVFGALKIGLILSVVFIFFGKMNDTIPFIEKETIKESILFEPVKKIAPTIFPSIIKEEKEEKSSEDIV; encoded by the coding sequence ATGAATATTTTCGATATTATTATAGCTGCATTACTACTATTTGGCTTCGTTAGAGGTATAATGAAAGGGCTTTTTGTAGAGGTTGCTTCTTTAGTAGCTTTAATAGGTGGTGTTTATGGAGCGATACATTTCTCACATTTTATTGGAGATTTTTTAAAAGAATCCGTATCTTGGGAACAAGAATATATTTCTTTAGTTGCTTTTGCTGCAACCTTTGTTGTAATTATAATAATTATAGCTTTATTAGGTAAAATGCTTACAAAATTAGCAGATTTTGCTTCATTAGGTATTATTAATAAAGTTTTAGGTGGTGTTTTTGGAGCTCTAAAGATTGGTTTAATTTTAAGTGTAGTTTTTATTTTTTTTGGTAAAATGAACGATACAATTCCGTTTATTGAAAAAGAAACAATTAAAGAGTCTATCTTATTTGAACCTGTAAAAAAAATAGCCCCAACTATTTTCCCCTCAATTATTAAAGAAGAAAAAGAGGAAAAATCCTCTGAAGATATAGTTTAA
- a CDS encoding SulP family inorganic anion transporter: MFKHIKNDLPASIVVFFVALPLCLGIALASGAPLFSGLIAGIIGGIVVGGLSGSKIGVSGPAAGLAAIVLTAIGTLGGYENFLVAVVLGGIIQVIFGALKAGIIGYYFPSSVIKGMLTGIGIIIILKQIPHFFGYDAEAEGADSFIEASGENTFSAILNITDNITLGSTIIGFIGLGILLLWSNVLSKKGKVFQIIQGPLVAVVAGIVYYFFTTENSKYGINSEHLVSVPVPDSFDSFLGQFSFPNFGAITNPQVWVTAFTIALVASLETLLCVEATDKLDPHKNVTPTNRELLAQGTGNVISGLIGGLPITQVIVRSSANIQSGGRTKLSAIIHGFLLLISVILIPTLLNKIPLSVLAAILLVVGYKLAKPTVFKEMVQLGWKQWIPFFVTVIGIVFADLLIGIALGLAVGIVVILIKSFQNSHFLHIEDKSNGKHRIKMTLAEEVTFFNKGAILKELDSLPKDTFLELDVRKTRYLDNDIIEILEDFAFKVKERNIDIQLISERGIVENPPSYIEFFNLRPKKSA; encoded by the coding sequence ATGTTTAAACACATTAAAAACGATTTGCCAGCAAGTATAGTGGTATTTTTCGTAGCATTACCATTATGTTTAGGTATTGCATTAGCAAGTGGAGCTCCTCTTTTTTCAGGGTTAATTGCAGGAATTATTGGAGGTATTGTAGTAGGAGGCTTAAGTGGCTCTAAAATTGGAGTAAGTGGACCAGCAGCTGGTTTGGCAGCAATTGTATTAACAGCAATTGGTACTTTAGGTGGTTATGAAAACTTTTTAGTTGCTGTAGTTTTGGGAGGAATAATTCAAGTAATTTTTGGTGCTTTAAAAGCAGGAATTATTGGTTATTATTTTCCATCTTCCGTAATTAAAGGAATGTTAACAGGTATTGGAATTATTATTATTTTAAAACAAATTCCACACTTTTTTGGATATGATGCAGAAGCAGAAGGAGCAGATAGTTTTATAGAAGCTTCAGGAGAAAATACATTTTCTGCAATTTTAAATATTACAGACAATATTACTTTAGGGTCTACAATTATTGGTTTTATAGGATTGGGAATCTTATTACTTTGGAGTAATGTTTTATCTAAAAAAGGAAAAGTGTTTCAGATAATTCAAGGGCCATTAGTAGCAGTGGTTGCTGGTATTGTATATTATTTCTTTACTACCGAAAATTCTAAATATGGTATTAACTCAGAACATTTAGTAAGCGTTCCTGTACCAGATAGTTTCGATTCTTTCTTGGGGCAGTTTAGCTTCCCGAATTTTGGTGCAATTACAAATCCACAAGTTTGGGTAACAGCATTTACAATTGCTCTGGTTGCAAGTTTAGAAACTTTATTATGTGTAGAAGCTACAGATAAGTTAGATCCGCACAAAAACGTAACTCCAACAAACAGAGAATTATTAGCACAAGGAACAGGAAACGTAATTTCTGGTTTAATTGGTGGTTTGCCTATTACACAAGTTATTGTAAGAAGTTCTGCAAATATTCAATCTGGTGGTAGAACGAAGTTATCTGCAATAATTCATGGTTTTTTATTATTAATTTCTGTGATTTTAATTCCTACTTTACTAAATAAAATACCTTTATCTGTTTTAGCAGCAATATTATTAGTCGTTGGTTATAAGTTAGCAAAACCAACTGTATTTAAAGAAATGGTTCAGTTAGGTTGGAAACAATGGATACCATTTTTTGTGACTGTAATTGGTATTGTTTTCGCAGATTTATTAATAGGTATTGCCTTAGGTTTAGCAGTTGGTATTGTTGTAATTTTAATTAAGAGTTTCCAGAATTCTCACTTTTTACACATAGAAGATAAGAGTAATGGAAAACACAGAATTAAAATGACATTGGCAGAAGAAGTTACTTTCTTTAATAAAGGTGCTATTTTAAAAGAATTAGACAGTTTACCAAAGGATACTTTCTTAGAATTAGATGTTAGAAAAACTAGATATTTAGATAACGATATTATCGAAATTTTAGAAGATTTTGCATTCAAGGTAAAAGAAAGAAATATAGATATTCAATTGATTTCGGAAAGAGGAATTGTAGAAAACCCTCCAAGTTATATCGAATTTTTTAACCTAAGACCTAAAAAATCTGCATAA
- a CDS encoding SDR family oxidoreductase yields the protein MSFSNKVIWITGASSGIGKALAIAFADKNAKLILSSRKKEALELVKNECKNNENVKIITLDLEDYNNLQTKAVEAIATFGKIDILINNGGISQRSLVENTQISVDKRIMDINYLGTVALTKALLPHFIKNKSGQFVVTTSIVGKIGTPLRSSYAASKHALHGFFDCLRAENHKNNIAVTLVCPGFINTNVSKNALTGDGTPQGKMDVATGNGMSPERLAKLMINAIENKKEEVYIAGAKEKLGVYTKRFFPKLISILVRKMSVT from the coding sequence ATGAGTTTTTCTAACAAAGTAATTTGGATTACTGGAGCATCATCTGGAATTGGAAAAGCGTTGGCAATTGCATTTGCTGATAAAAATGCCAAATTAATTCTCTCTTCAAGAAAAAAAGAAGCCTTAGAATTGGTTAAAAACGAATGTAAAAACAACGAAAATGTAAAAATTATTACACTTGATTTAGAGGATTATAATAATTTACAAACCAAAGCAGTTGAAGCGATTGCTACATTTGGAAAAATAGATATTTTAATAAACAATGGAGGAATTAGCCAACGTTCGCTCGTAGAAAACACGCAAATTTCGGTGGATAAACGAATTATGGATATTAATTATTTGGGAACAGTAGCGCTTACAAAAGCACTTTTGCCACATTTTATAAAAAATAAAAGCGGACAGTTTGTAGTAACCACAAGTATTGTTGGTAAAATAGGAACTCCTTTACGATCTAGTTATGCAGCTAGCAAACATGCTCTACATGGTTTTTTCGATTGTTTACGAGCAGAAAATCACAAAAATAATATTGCTGTAACTTTGGTTTGTCCTGGCTTTATAAATACAAACGTTTCTAAAAATGCCTTAACTGGAGATGGAACTCCACAAGGTAAAATGGATGTTGCTACTGGAAATGGAATGTCTCCAGAACGTTTAGCAAAATTAATGATTAATGCAATAGAAAATAAAAAAGAGGAAGTTTATATAGCAGGAGCAAAAGAGAAATTAGGGGTATATACAAAAAGGTTTTTCCCAAAATTAATTTCTATTTTGGTTAGAAAAATGAGTGTTACATAA
- a CDS encoding universal stress protein has protein sequence MNNKCKILVLADVDKSTSEILKKGVDLANVVQGEIDFFCVKKPTDVVEKESQLSAMRSINKTFIETDNQIKKMINDVSVNSIPINHKISFGNLKDEIRYQIKETKPDIVLLGKRKSKILSFFGDNVINLILKEFNGTILIVSEENPLEAKEEISLGLLNNVNLSENRFMETLASYSNKPLKSFQINPVEKKISNPNNTVEFVFEGGDNTIKNVNNYLSKNKIDLLFLNREKETKSKIGGILNNLNCSLMVSN, from the coding sequence ATGAATAATAAATGTAAAATTTTAGTGCTTGCAGATGTTGATAAATCAACATCTGAAATTCTTAAAAAAGGAGTGGATTTAGCAAATGTAGTTCAAGGAGAAATTGATTTTTTCTGCGTAAAAAAGCCTACAGATGTTGTGGAAAAAGAGAGTCAGCTTTCTGCAATGAGATCTATTAATAAAACATTTATAGAAACAGATAATCAAATTAAAAAAATGATTAATGATGTTTCTGTAAATAGTATTCCTATAAATCATAAGATTTCATTTGGAAATTTAAAAGATGAAATTAGATATCAAATAAAAGAAACAAAACCAGATATTGTTCTCTTAGGGAAAAGAAAGTCTAAAATATTGTCTTTTTTTGGAGATAATGTTATCAATTTAATTTTAAAAGAATTTAATGGCACTATTTTAATTGTTTCCGAAGAAAACCCATTAGAAGCAAAAGAAGAAATTTCTTTAGGGCTGTTAAATAACGTAAATTTATCAGAAAATAGATTTATGGAAACTTTAGCTTCTTATTCTAACAAACCTCTTAAATCTTTTCAAATAAATCCTGTTGAAAAGAAAATATCTAATCCTAATAATACTGTAGAATTTGTATTTGAGGGTGGAGATAATACAATTAAGAATGTGAATAACTATTTATCTAAAAATAAGATTGACTTATTGTTTCTAAATAGAGAGAAAGAAACAAAATCTAAGATTGGAGGCATATTAAATAATTTAAATTGTTCTTTAATGGTAAGTAATTAG
- a CDS encoding SulP family inorganic anion transporter — MKKLFSNIKGDAFGGITAGIVALPLALAFGVSSGLGPSAGLYGAIFISFFAALFGGTNTQISGPTAPMTAVSMVVIAGIIAANDGDVTKALPAILTVFLLAGLFQIILGVIGLGKYIRYIPYPVVSGFMTAIGVIILLTQILPSVGYYPKEDIEFVSTFKPQAEEVILENILKEEAGEGILVLEDFKETIARANKITPADILKESETLAAKETSGVLGAIKAFPRAIQNISWLELLLALGTIFIIYGFKRVTTKIPSTLVALIVMSGIAVGFGLDYRTIQEIPSGIPEIKWEIFSNFSLGSLTPYIFTALTLALLGAIDSLLTSVVADNMTKTKHKPNKELVGQGIGNSIAALFGGIPGAGATIRTVVNINAGGKTKLSGMIAGIMLLIIMLGLGPVASKIPAAVLAGILITVGIGVMDYKGLKAIPYLPKDIKIGPIKLSSEVLIMMVVLLLSTFWNLVYAVGIGLVIASLMFMKKIGDLTAERSDVKSLKEESWADEYDFPENLKEEVFIKHIKGPLFFGSTSDFQALSLQIPETAKTVILRLGRMQYMDQSGLYAMEDMLQDLKKKNIEVLFVNLLKQPRYMMERIDIIPDFIPTEHIFKNFDTCVKWVKENVKDEFKN; from the coding sequence ATGAAAAAATTATTTTCAAATATTAAAGGAGATGCTTTCGGTGGAATAACTGCTGGAATTGTAGCATTACCATTAGCTTTAGCATTCGGTGTATCATCTGGATTGGGGCCAAGTGCGGGTTTATATGGAGCTATATTTATTAGTTTTTTCGCTGCTCTTTTTGGAGGAACAAACACTCAAATTTCTGGGCCAACTGCACCAATGACAGCAGTAAGTATGGTGGTTATTGCAGGTATTATTGCCGCAAACGATGGTGATGTTACCAAAGCTTTACCAGCAATTTTAACTGTTTTCTTATTAGCAGGACTGTTTCAAATTATTTTAGGAGTTATTGGTTTAGGAAAATACATTCGATATATTCCATACCCAGTAGTTTCTGGTTTTATGACAGCGATTGGTGTTATTATTTTATTAACGCAAATATTACCTTCTGTAGGATATTATCCGAAGGAAGATATCGAATTTGTAAGTACATTTAAACCACAAGCCGAAGAAGTAATTTTAGAAAATATTTTAAAAGAAGAAGCTGGAGAAGGTATTTTAGTACTTGAAGATTTTAAAGAAACCATAGCTAGAGCCAACAAAATTACACCTGCAGATATTTTAAAAGAATCGGAAACATTAGCCGCAAAAGAAACATCTGGTGTATTAGGTGCTATTAAAGCTTTTCCAAGGGCAATACAGAATATTAGTTGGTTAGAATTATTATTAGCTTTAGGAACCATTTTTATTATTTATGGCTTTAAACGGGTTACTACTAAAATTCCTAGTACATTAGTTGCATTAATTGTAATGTCTGGAATTGCAGTTGGTTTTGGTTTAGATTATAGGACTATCCAAGAAATTCCTAGTGGAATTCCAGAAATTAAATGGGAAATTTTCTCAAATTTTTCTTTAGGAAGTCTAACTCCATATATATTTACAGCCTTAACATTAGCTCTTTTGGGAGCCATAGATTCACTTTTAACAAGTGTTGTTGCAGATAATATGACTAAAACAAAGCACAAACCAAATAAAGAATTGGTAGGGCAAGGAATTGGAAATAGTATAGCCGCGTTATTTGGAGGTATTCCTGGAGCTGGTGCAACTATTAGAACAGTTGTAAATATTAATGCTGGTGGAAAAACCAAGCTTTCTGGAATGATCGCTGGTATTATGTTATTAATAATAATGTTAGGTTTAGGACCTGTAGCATCTAAGATTCCAGCTGCAGTTTTAGCAGGAATTTTAATTACAGTTGGTATTGGAGTTATGGATTATAAAGGGTTAAAAGCAATACCATATTTGCCAAAAGACATTAAAATTGGTCCAATTAAACTAAGTTCGGAAGTTTTAATTATGATGGTTGTTTTATTACTATCTACTTTTTGGAACTTAGTATATGCAGTTGGTATTGGGTTGGTAATTGCTTCTTTGATGTTTATGAAGAAAATTGGGGATTTAACAGCAGAAAGATCTGACGTAAAATCTTTAAAAGAAGAATCTTGGGCAGATGAGTATGATTTCCCTGAAAATCTTAAAGAGGAAGTTTTTATCAAGCACATAAAAGGACCTTTATTTTTTGGTTCTACTAGTGATTTTCAAGCACTGTCACTCCAAATTCCTGAAACTGCGAAAACAGTTATTTTAAGATTAGGAAGAATGCAATATATGGATCAATCTGGGTTGTATGCCATGGAAGATATGTTGCAAGATTTAAAGAAAAAGAATATTGAAGTCTTGTTTGTTAATTTATTAAAACAACCAAGATATATGATGGAACGAATAGATATCATTCCAGATTTTATACCTACAGAACACATATTTAAAAATTTTGACACTTGTGTGAAGTGGGTAAAAGAAAATGTAAAAGACGAATTTAAAAATTAA